TTCGCGCAAAAATCAGATGCCTCATCAAAACCATAGGTTACATATCTTCTTGTTAGATGAGGAATTAAATCTCTTATATGTCTGCACTCTCTGCAAAGAACTGAAACACCATAAAAAGGAACTTTATTTGCAAACTCAAGAAAAGCTTTTTTAATTCTTTTAAGATTTTTGAAATAATCAAGATGTTCTCTGTCAATGTTTGTAATAACAGAAACAGCAGGTGAAAGTTTAAGAAAACTTCCATCACTTTCATCAGCCTCTGCCACAAGAAATTCACCCTGACCTAATTTTGCATTTGTTCCTATAGATTTAAGTTTCCCTCCAATAACAATTGTAGGATCAAATCCAGCATCACTTAAAATAGTGGCAATAAATGAAGTGGTTGTTGTCTTACCATGTGCACCTGCAACTAAAATGGAATATTTAAGTCTACAAAGTTCAGCAAGCATCTCAGCTCTTGGAATGACTGGAATTCCAAGTGATCTTGCTTTAATAATTTCAGGATTATCAGGTTTTACCGCAGAAGAAAAAACCACCACTTCTGTGTTATCAATATTATCACTGCTATGTCCTATGAATACTTTTATCCCAAGTTTTTTTAATCTTCTTACAGTGTCAGACTCTTTTATATCAGAGCCTGAAACTGTATAACCCATGTTATGAAGAACTTCCGCTATACCGCTCATTCCAATTCCGCCAATTCCAACAAAATGAATTCTTTTGTATTGATACATTTATCTTTTCCTCCTGAGCAAACTTTCTGCAATTTCTATAATTTTCTCTCCTGCATAAGGTTTTCCAAAAGCAAGTGATGCCATTTCCATCTCTTTCATAATTTCTGGTTTATTTAAAATTTTATTAATCTTTTTTGCAAGAACCTCCCCATTTAACTCCCTGTCAAGAATAAGTTCACATGCACCTCTGCTAAGAAGTCTTCTTGCATTCATTTCCTGATGATTATATGCAGCATATGGATATGGAATAAGAATTGATGCCTTACCAATAGCTGTGAGCTCTGCAACAGTGGATGCACCCGCCCTTGAAATAACTAAATCTGCTACTGAGTAAGCTTCTACCATATCATATATAAATGGCAATACAGTTGCTCTAAATGATAAGTTTCTATACTCATTGTAAACCCAGTTATAGTCAGCCTCACCTGTTTGATGAATTATCTGTATCCTGTTTTTTAAAGGAAGCAAATATGAAAGTCCTTCTGTCATAGCCTTGTTTATCTTTCTTGCTCCAAGACTACCTCCCAAAATCAGTATTGTAATTCTTCCTTCTTCAATATCAAAAAGTTTTTTTGCCTTTTCCTTATTTCCTTCTAAAATTTTCTTTCTAATTGGAGTTCCTGTTAAATATGTCTTCTCCCTTGAGAAATACTCTATTGTCTCTGGATATGTTATCGCAACAGCAGAAGCAATTTTGCCAAGTAATTTATTCGCAAGCCCTGGAACAGTATTTTGTTCAAGAATAATCGTAGGAATTTTTTTCAAAAAAGCTGCTAAAACAACTGGAAACGATGCATATCCTCCAACTCCGAAAACAATATCTGGAGCAAATGAATTTATAATATTTTTTGATTCAAACATGGATTTTAAAAGACTCTTCAGCGATTTTGCCTTTTCACTAAAAGACTTTCCAACAAATCCCTGAATTGAAATAAAACTTAACTCATAGCCTGTTTTAGGTATTACCTTTGCCTCCAGTCCTTTTGGAGTTCCCACAAAGATAATTTGAGCCTCTGGATATTTACCTATCAAACTCTCTGCAAGAGCAATGCCAGGGAAAAGATGTCCCCCTGTTCCTCCACCTGCAATAATAACTCTCATGAAAATTTTCTTCCTTTGTAGTAATATCTATATGTTCTTAATTTATTTTTTTTCTGTAATGTTAATTCTGTAAAATCTGCCTTATAATCAAATCTTGAAAGATTAAGCAAAACTCCCACTGCTATAAGATTGACAACAAGGGAAGAACCACCGTAACTAATAAAAGGCAAGGGAAGTCCTTTTGTTGGTGCCAGACCTGTTACAACTGCAAAGTTTATTAATGCCTGAATTGAAATCATGATTGTAAT
The Thermodesulfovibrio yellowstonii DSM 11347 DNA segment above includes these coding regions:
- the murG gene encoding undecaprenyldiphospho-muramoylpentapeptide beta-N-acetylglucosaminyltransferase, translated to MRVIIAGGGTGGHLFPGIALAESLIGKYPEAQIIFVGTPKGLEAKVIPKTGYELSFISIQGFVGKSFSEKAKSLKSLLKSMFESKNIINSFAPDIVFGVGGYASFPVVLAAFLKKIPTIILEQNTVPGLANKLLGKIASAVAITYPETIEYFSREKTYLTGTPIRKKILEGNKEKAKKLFDIEEGRITILILGGSLGARKINKAMTEGLSYLLPLKNRIQIIHQTGEADYNWVYNEYRNLSFRATVLPFIYDMVEAYSVADLVISRAGASTVAELTAIGKASILIPYPYAAYNHQEMNARRLLSRGACELILDRELNGEVLAKKINKILNKPEIMKEMEMASLAFGKPYAGEKIIEIAESLLRRKR
- the murC gene encoding UDP-N-acetylmuramate--L-alanine ligase, translated to MYQYKRIHFVGIGGIGMSGIAEVLHNMGYTVSGSDIKESDTVRRLKKLGIKVFIGHSSDNIDNTEVVVFSSAVKPDNPEIIKARSLGIPVIPRAEMLAELCRLKYSILVAGAHGKTTTTSFIATILSDAGFDPTIVIGGKLKSIGTNAKLGQGEFLVAEADESDGSFLKLSPAVSVITNIDREHLDYFKNLKRIKKAFLEFANKVPFYGVSVLCRECRHIRDLIPHLTRRYVTYGFDEASDFCAKNIEYSSSKVLFDAFFRNKFLGRFAITVPGNHNVLNALATIAVAKELSIPIEKVRESLENFTGISRRFEFKGEKNGVKFYDDYGHHPTEIKAVIKTALWLKPQRLCVIFQPHRYTRTRDLMEQFIQVFKTTLRKNDVLFLMDIYAASEPPIEGVSAEILYEKLKNVGVNVIFNPDKEDIKIDILRELKEGDLVFTIGAGDVYKVGESIKEKL